A window of the Motacilla alba alba isolate MOTALB_02 chromosome 17, Motacilla_alba_V1.0_pri, whole genome shotgun sequence genome harbors these coding sequences:
- the MRPS2 gene encoding 28S ribosomal protein S2, mitochondrial isoform X1 yields the protein MAVPRLLRAAAPRLYSTVPAPAPAPAGSRPRADDDKLLTEPLSHPDFFSVKELFTLKDLFNARVHLGHKKGCRHRFMEPYIFGCRLDQDIIDLDQTVQHLQLALNFTAHVAYRGGIILFVSRRRQFCHLVESTARACGEYAHTRYWQGGLLTNARIQFGPGVRLPDLLVFLSTLNNVFEPHVAIRDAAKMNIPTVGVVDTNCNPCLITYPIPGNDDSPAAVELYCKLFRMTIIRAKDKRRQSEAIEELRSKAEGK from the exons ATGGCGGTGCCGCGGCTCCTGCGGGCAG CAGCCCCGCGGCTCTACAGCACCgtcccggccccggccccggccccggcaggcagccggccccgcg CTGACGATGATAAGCTGCTGACAGAGCCTCTCAGCCACCCCGACTTCTTCAGCGTGAAGGAGCTTTTCACCCTGAAAGATCTCTTCAATGCTCGGGTGCACCTGGGCCACAAAAAGGGATGTCGGCACAG GTTCATGGAGCCCTACATCTTCGGCTGCCGCCTGGACCAGGACATCATCGACCTGGACCAGACcgtgcagcacctgcagctggccCTCAACTTCACGGCGCACGTGGCTTACCGAGGGGGCATCATCCTGTTCGTCAGCCGCCGGCGCCAGTTCTGCCACCTGGTCGAGAGCACGGCGCGGGCGTGCGGGGAGTACGCGCACACCCGCTACTGGCAGGGCGGGCTCCTCACCAACGCCCGCATCCAGTTCGGCCCCGGCGTGCGCCTGCCCGACCTCCTGGTGTTCCTCAGCACCCTCAACAACGTCTTCGAGCCGCACGTGGCCATCCGCGACGCGGCCAAGATGAACATCCCCACGGTCGGCGTGGTGGACACGAACTGCAACCCGTGCTTGATCACCTACCCCATCCCCGGGAATGACGACAGCCCCGCGGCCGTGGAGCTCTACTGCAAGCTCTTCAGGATGACCATCATCCGCGCCAAGGACAAGAGGCGGCAGAGCGAGGCCATCGAGGAGCTGAGGAGCAAAGCCGAGGGCAAGTAG
- the MRPS2 gene encoding 28S ribosomal protein S2, mitochondrial isoform X2, which yields MAVPRLLRAAPRLYSTVPAPAPAPAGSRPRADDDKLLTEPLSHPDFFSVKELFTLKDLFNARVHLGHKKGCRHRFMEPYIFGCRLDQDIIDLDQTVQHLQLALNFTAHVAYRGGIILFVSRRRQFCHLVESTARACGEYAHTRYWQGGLLTNARIQFGPGVRLPDLLVFLSTLNNVFEPHVAIRDAAKMNIPTVGVVDTNCNPCLITYPIPGNDDSPAAVELYCKLFRMTIIRAKDKRRQSEAIEELRSKAEGK from the exons ATGGCGGTGCCGCGGCTCCTGCGGGCAG CCCCGCGGCTCTACAGCACCgtcccggccccggccccggccccggcaggcagccggccccgcg CTGACGATGATAAGCTGCTGACAGAGCCTCTCAGCCACCCCGACTTCTTCAGCGTGAAGGAGCTTTTCACCCTGAAAGATCTCTTCAATGCTCGGGTGCACCTGGGCCACAAAAAGGGATGTCGGCACAG GTTCATGGAGCCCTACATCTTCGGCTGCCGCCTGGACCAGGACATCATCGACCTGGACCAGACcgtgcagcacctgcagctggccCTCAACTTCACGGCGCACGTGGCTTACCGAGGGGGCATCATCCTGTTCGTCAGCCGCCGGCGCCAGTTCTGCCACCTGGTCGAGAGCACGGCGCGGGCGTGCGGGGAGTACGCGCACACCCGCTACTGGCAGGGCGGGCTCCTCACCAACGCCCGCATCCAGTTCGGCCCCGGCGTGCGCCTGCCCGACCTCCTGGTGTTCCTCAGCACCCTCAACAACGTCTTCGAGCCGCACGTGGCCATCCGCGACGCGGCCAAGATGAACATCCCCACGGTCGGCGTGGTGGACACGAACTGCAACCCGTGCTTGATCACCTACCCCATCCCCGGGAATGACGACAGCCCCGCGGCCGTGGAGCTCTACTGCAAGCTCTTCAGGATGACCATCATCCGCGCCAAGGACAAGAGGCGGCAGAGCGAGGCCATCGAGGAGCTGAGGAGCAAAGCCGAGGGCAAGTAG